The Accipiter gentilis chromosome 7, bAccGen1.1, whole genome shotgun sequence genome includes a region encoding these proteins:
- the SPATA2L gene encoding spermatogenesis-associated protein 2-like protein, translating to MCAGSALRQEEFHRQEYRQEYRRCLEREFRQGRAGPCSDPSFGERLGQRLRREPAVLGALQEDALVLLARGLRDRPDPGPALRGLASAFRLLELAAINLYLFPWRKEFGTVQTFSGVYMHSLRPALPEDDLVRSFGRLGYERRGRHCLAVTRPLPEPELVAAACGFFACRLECEILAEVVRRLRPRRLRAEDLLEARRLAGDVEACVEMLQQLGPRHEAAADCGDSMDLYQETPANPENAGGEDAAPPAPWRDPGSPRGAQDMPGRSWDYRRDGKRGQELVPSMGNPNPDTSSSLLFLEQELSRASSPLSALAVGSGSPQVPGESQNSPTSPSQEAPELPCYQLHSCLRRGALPSYCCTTCQQLHASTCTAGQACRTHHHGQELRSERQQRLWLQRTEVDMLLADGSAPWS from the exons ATGTGCGCGGGCTCGGCGCTGCGGCAGGAGGAGTTCCACCGGCAGGAGTACCGGCAGGAGTACCGGCGCTGCCTGGAGCGGGAGTTCCgtcagggccgggccgggccctgctCCGACCCCTCCTTCGGGGAGCGGCTGGGGCAGCGGCTGCGGCGGGAGCCGGCGGTGCTGGGGGCTCTGCAGGAGGAcgccctggtcctgctggcccgCGGGTTACGGGATCGGCCCGACCCGGGACCGGCGCTGCGGGGCCTGGCCAGCGCCTTCCGGCTGCTGGAGCTGGCGGCCATCAACCTCTACCTCTTCCCCTGGCGCAAGGAATTCGGCACCGTCCAG ACCTTCTCCGGCGTGTACATGCACTCACTGCGCCCGGCGCTCCCCGAAGATGACTTGGTGCGGAGCTTCGGCCGGTTGGGCTATGAACGGCGTGGCCGGCACTGTCTGGCCGTCACCCGGCCGCTCCCCGAGCCCGAGCTGGTCGCCGCCGCCTGCGGCTTCTTCGCCTGCCGGCTGGAGTGCGAGATCCTGGCGGAGGTGGTGAGGCGGCTGCGGCCGCGCCGGCTGCGCGCTGAAGATCTGCTGGAGGCACGCCGGCTGGCCGGGGACGTGGAGGCCTGCGTggagatgctgcagcagctggggccGCGACACGAGGCAGCTGCTGACTGTGGCGACAGCATGGATCTCTACCAGGAAACACCGGCCAACCCTGAGAACGCAGGGGGAGAGGATGCAGCCCCCCCAGCGCCATGGAGGGACCCTGGCAGCCCGCGGGGTGCTCAGGACATGCCCGGGAGGAGCTGGGACTACCGCAGAGATGGCAAGCGTGGGCAGGAGCTGGTGCCCTCCATGGGCAACCCCAACCCGGacacctcctcctctctcctcttcctggAGCAGGAGCTCAGCAGGGCCAGCAGCCCACTCTCTGCCCTGGCTGTGGGGAGCGGAAGCCCCCAAGTGCCGGGGGAGTCCCAAAATTCACCAACCTCCCCCAGCCAGGAAGCCCCTGAGCTGCCCTGCTACCAGCTGCACTCCTGCCTGCGCCGGGGTGCATTGCCCTCCTACTGCTGCACCACCTGCCAGCAGCTCCACGCCAGCACCTGCACAGCCGGGCAGGCCTGCCGCACCCACCACCATGGGCAGGAGCTGCGCAGCGAGAGGCAGCAACGGCTCTGGCTGCAACGGACAGAGGTGGACATGCTGCTGGCCGACGGTTCCGCTCCCTGGTCATAG
- the VPS9D1 gene encoding VPS9 domain-containing protein 1 has protein sequence MAAAGGEGPGGPGAGRALQTAMRAASGALEMDSAGRPREAYMEYLKSIAFIAQALQEDAAGTDGGEGVTPDTPKMLKLAEQCLERVKSIAAALGKAQAKPAAQERSGGPAPLPRHRRVFSDEGGKLSPFLPPEIFQKLQIAEAQSVRKELTPLEEASLQNQKLKAAYEARVARLNPSQALQKTSLTLSLQRQMMENLVIAKAREETLQRKMEERRLRLQEAANRRFSSSVALTPEEQEQRALYAAVLEYEQDHDWPRQWKARLKRSPADLSLVSGLFSCLLSFPEHPIAQLLRQLQCAVYARLYPAVSQGTTDAAPASPTGLSFLSLDAGGSLPAEPGGRRLRASRSLHCMFSVPEHGPAGLRHSLSSTPLADGGPGTPKVESGWPGPAAAPQTPRESSFEDLERFLASPESWAPGEPPAGSKQEAALPEQLKGIVRDIHNAIDRLLSLTLLAFEGLNTAAGKDQCLACLEEAFFPPLWAPLLALYRSVHQPREAALARSMERHRHAGPADMGLSSRLFPTAPGCPAYGSAVKDLRLIPLETCPRRKLECIVRALRGICECAEEYCGSRDSRTPASAAIGADDLLPILSYVVLQTGLPQLLSECAALEEFIHEGYLIGEEGYCLTSLQSALSYVESLQ, from the exons atggccgcggcgggcggcgaaGGACCCGGAGGACCTGGGGCTGGCCGGGCCCTGCAGACCGCCATGAGGGCGGCGAGCGGCGCCCTGGAGATGGACAGCGCCGGGCGGCCGCGG GAGGCCTACATGGAGTACCTGAAGAGCATCGCCTTCATCGCCCAGGCCCTGCAGGAGGATGCGGCAGGGACAG ATGGGGGTGAGGGGGTCACCCCCGACACCCCGAAGATGCTGAAGCTGGCGGAGCAGTGCCTGGAGAGGGTCAAGTCCATCGCGGCGGCGCTGG ggAAAGCCCAGGCAAAACCGGCTGCGCAGGAGCGGAGCGGgggccctgctcccctccccaggcatCGCAGGGTCTTTTCGGATGAGGGGGGGAAGCTCTCTCCCTTCTTGCCGCCGGAGATCTTCCAGAAGCTGCAGATCGCCGAGGCGCAGAGCGTGCGGAA GGAGCTGACGCCGCTGGAGGAGGCGTCTCTGCAGAACCAGAAGCTGAAGGCTGCCTACGAGGCACGGGTGGCACGGCTGAACCCCAGCCAGGCCCTGCAGAAGACCTCCCTG ACGCTGTCCCTGCAGCGGCAGATGATGGAGAACCTGGTGATCGCCAAGGCCCGGGAGGAGACC CTGCAGCGGAAAATGGAAGAGCGGCGGCTGCGGCTGCAGGAGGCTGCCAACAG GAGATTCTCCAGCAGCGTGGCCCTCACCCCcgaggagcaggagcagagagccCTCTACGCCGCCGTCCTCGAGTACGAGCAGGACCAC GACTGGCCGAGGCAATGGAAGGCCAGGCTGAAGCGGAGCCCGGCGGACCTCTCCCTGGTGTCAGGGCTCTTCTCCTGCCTCCTCAG CTTCCCCGAGCACCCCATCGCCCAGCTCCTGCGGCAGCTGCAGTGCGCGGTGTACGCCCGCCTCTACCCAGCTGTCAGCCAGGGCACCACCGATGCTGCCCCTGCCTCTCCCACCGGCCTCTCCTTCCTCTCGCTGGATGCCGGGGGCTCGCTGCCTGCCGAGCCAGGGGGCCGCCGGCTCCGAGCCTCCCGCAGCCTCCACTGTATGTTCTCTGTGCCCGAGCATGGTCCGGCCGGGCTGCGGCACAGCCTGTCCAGCACGCCCCTCGCCGACGGCGGCCCTGGGACCCCGAAGGTGGAGAGCGGCtggccggggccggcggcagccccccAGACCCCCCGGGAGAGCTCCTTCGAGGACCTGGAGCGGTTCCTGGCATCGCCTGAGAGCTGGGCCCCCGGGGAGCCCCCAGCCGGCTCCAAGCAGGAGGCGGCACTGCCGGAGCAGCTGAAGGGCATCGTGCGGGACATCCACAACGCCATCG ACAGGCTGCTGTCCCTGACGCTGCTGGCCTTCGAGGGGCTCAACACTGCCGCCGGCAAGGACCAGTGTCTGGCCTGCCTGGAGGAAGCCTTCTTCCCCCCTCTCTGGGCCCCACTGCTGGCCCTCTACAG GAGTGTGCACCAGCCCCGCGAGGCGGCCCTGGCCCGGAGCATGGAGCGGCACCGGCACGCCGGCCCCGCCGACATGGGGCTGTCCTCCCGGCTCTTCCCGACGGCCCCTGGCTGCCCCGCGTATGGCTCCGCCGTCAAGGACCTGCGCCTCATCCCGCTGGAGACCTGTCCCCGCAGGAAGCTGGAGTGCATCG TGCGAGCCCTGCGTGGCATCTGCGAGTGTGCCGAGGAATACTGCGGCTCCCGGGACAGCCGGACCCCCGCCTCTGCCGCCAT TGGGGCGGACGACCTGCTGCCCATCCTGTCCTACGTGGTGCTGCAGACGGGGCTGCCCCAGCTGCTGTCCGAGTGTGCCGCCCTGGAGGAGTTCATCCACGAGGG GTACCTGATCGGGGAGGAGGGGTACTGCCTGACGTCCCTGCAGAGCGCCCTGTCCTACGTGGAGTCCCTGCAGTGA